DNA sequence from the Solanum stenotomum isolate F172 unplaced genomic scaffold, ASM1918654v1 scaffold10113, whole genome shotgun sequence genome:
TGGTCCAAGGTcaacaaatttaaataacatGATATCAATTACGAACCCGAGTTTCTGCCACTGATGTGCGTACACGCTTGTTAAGAGTACTATTCTTCGGCAGCTACTCTGTCTTCTGTGTTACAAGATCTGAAGGGCCTCGATGTATCTGTGTTCCTTGAACCACCTAATCTCTCATTTGTTAACTGCTCATTCCTCTGTTGTTTCTTAGAAGGTATGCCTTCAGAATATTTTGTCAGCTTATGCAATTGTTCGTCTAGCTTTTTAGCTCTACCACTAGTCCAAACAAAAAACAGCATCTCAGCAATGCAACTTGACTTTAAGGTAGGGTAACTTTCAATCGAAGTTTATCCAATACTCAAGAAAGAATGCCATCAAGATGTTTAATTAGTACAAACACAAGAAAGAGAAGGACACTGCTGATCAGTGCAAGTAAAGATACAAAACCATGAAGAAGGATGCAACAGAGCTGATTAGTCCAAAGAAAACTAGTTTATTAATTAAGAGGACAAAAGTACCTAGCTTTGTTGCACGACTCTGCAACACTATCTCTGAACTTCTTTAATTCATCACCAAAATGAAGTGAAGACTTCAAATGAGCAGCACCAAAAGAATTTTCTGACGTGCTCCCAACAGTAAAGCCCAAAATTCTCCTTAACTCGCCTGAGCGAGTATATTTTTGGTCACTCATTACAATTAGCTCCAGCATCAGGCATTGTGACAGGGAAGGCAAATCACCCACGACTGCACCAGTTCCCTGGGATGCACCCTTCC
Encoded proteins:
- the LOC125849715 gene encoding uncharacterized protein LOC125849715, with product MLELIVMSDQKYTRSGELRRILGFTVGSTSENSFGAAHLKSSLHFGDELKKFRDSVAESCNKASGRAKKLDEQLHKLTKYSEGIPSKKQQRNEQLTNERLGGSRNTDTSRPFRSCNTEDRVAAEE